From a single Brassica rapa cultivar Chiifu-401-42 chromosome A01, CAAS_Brap_v3.01, whole genome shotgun sequence genomic region:
- the LOC103838013 gene encoding uncharacterized protein LOC103838013: protein MADDHSLLSKDSFVMKLPKQSSLVLRMVVLFFVMVCTVYICSICLKQIGVSPNYGFLNVEVFERPCPEPNIEPWDIPFLHYPKPNTYNRDECSCQPVRYFAIISMQRSGSGWFETLLNNHTNISSNGEIFSNKDRRANVSTIFETLDKVYNLDWLSSASKNECTSAVGFKWMLNQGLMKHHEEIVEYFKTRGVSSIFLFRRNLLRRMISVLANTYDRDAKLLNGTHKSHVHSPKEAEILAGYKPMVNTTLLLTELKKIQETTLKALAYFNTTRHILLHYEDVVEKRIVRLDDVQEFLKVPKRELKSRQVKIHLGSLSQHVQNWEEVQTTLKGTSFENFLRQDF from the exons ATGGCCGACGATCATTCTTTACTCTCCAAG GATAGTTTTGTCATGAAGCTTCCTAAACAGTCCTCACTTGTATTAAGAATGGTCGTTCTCTTCTTTGTAATGGTGTGCACTGTGTACATTTGCTCGATTTGTCTCAAGCAAATTGGAGTCAGCCCAAACTATGGTTTCTTGAACGTTGAAGTCTTTGAGAGGCCTTGTCCTGAGCCTAACATCGAGCCATGGGACATTCCATTCCTGCATTACCCTAAACCAAACACATATAACAG GGACGAATGTTCTTGCCAACCGGTTAGGTACTTTGCGATTATCTCCATGCAGAGATCTGGTAGTGGCTGGTTTGAGACTTTACTTAACAATCATACTAACATAAGCTCCAACGGAGAGATCTTTTCTAATAAAGATAGGAGGGCTAATGTTTCAACCATTTTCGAGACACTTGACAAAGTCTATAACCTAGACTGGTTAAGTAGTGCCTCTAAGAATGAGTGTACTTCCGCTGTTGGCTTCAAGTGGATGCTTAATCAG GGTCTGATGAAACACCATGAAGAAATAGTAGAATACTTCAAAACCAGAGGCGTCTCTTCAATTTTTCTCTTCAGAAGAAACTTACTACGCCGCATGATATCAGTACTCGCGAACACTTATGACAGAGACGCTAAGCTATTAAACGGGACTCACAAGTCTCACGTCCATTCTCCCAAAGAAGCTGAGATACTTGCGGGTTACAAGCCAATGGTCAACACAACACTTTTGTTAACAGAGCTGAAGAAGATACAAGAAACGACTCTGAAAGCATTGGCTTACTTTAATACCACTCGACATATCCTTTTGCATTACGAAGATGTTGTGGAGAAGCGCATTGTG AGACTAGACGATGTACAAGAGTTTCTTAAGGTCCCAAAACGTGAGTTAAAGAGTCGGCAAGTGAAGATTCATCTTGGTTCATTGTCACAACATGTACAGAACTGGGAAGAGGTTCAAACCACACTAAAAGGAACCAGTTTCGAAAACTTCTTACGCCAAgatttttaa